A window of Kangiella sp. TOML190 genomic DNA:
TTTATGGCGGCTCTTATGGCGGTTTCTTAACTTTCATGGCGCTCTTTACTGAGCCAGAAGCTTTTGCTGCGGGCGCCTCTTTGCGTCCAGTAACCGATTGGGCACATTATAATCATGGTTATACCTCGAATATTTTAAACACGCCTTATATCGACCCAGAAGCTTATGAAAAAAGCTCCCCAATCGAGTTTGCCGAAGGTTTGAATAAGCCATTACTAATTGCTCATGGTATGGTCGATGATAATGTGTTTTTTAAAGATACGGTGCGTTTGGTGCAGCGTTTAATCGAGCTTGAAAAAACTCAGTATTTTGAAACCGCAATATATCCTATCGAGCCCCATGGTTTTACTGAACCATCAAGTTGGTTGGATGAATATAAGCGGATTTATTATTTATTTGAGGAGCATTTGAAAGGCCATTAGGGTGCAAACGCATCTAACCTAATTAAAAAAGGGATACAATTTGATTCGGTCAAATTGTATCCCTTGTTCTTTTTAATGGCTTATAAAGAAGTCTCTTATCAACTAATGGATACCACCACTTTACCTATAGCTTTACCGCTTGATAGGTGATCATGAGCTTTGCCAATATCTTCAAGTTGGAAGTCAACTTTGTCCACGATAGGCTTTAACTTGCCTTCATCGGCAATCCTAGCCAATTCGGTAAGAATGTGTTGGTGCTGCTCTCGCTTGAAATTATGCAGCATAGGGATCAGCATAAATACCACGTGCAACGACAAGCCTTTGAAATGAGCCGCGGATAAGTCCATTTCAACTAAAGAGACGGTTGTAGCCACTTGACCATTCAAAGCTGCAGCTTCAAAAGAATTCGCGATATTTGGCCCGCCAACTGAGTCATAAACTAGATCAAAGCCGTTGCCGTTGGTATGTTTGTTAACGTAATCTGAAACAGACTCTTCTCTATAATTGATCCCAGTAGCGCCAAGTTCTTCAATAACTGAAATTTGCTCAGCTCCGCCGCCAGTTGAATACACCTCTGAACCAAAATATTTAGCTAATTGCAGCGCTATGTGTCCTACGCCTCCCGAGCCACCATGAACTAAAACTTTTTGACCTTCGCCAACTCCAGCTCGGATCAAACCCTCGTAAGCTGTAATTCCAACCAGTGGCAAAGCTGCAGCTTCTTTCATGGATAAGGTCTTGGGCTTATGAGCGACTAGTTTAGCGTCGGCTAGCATGTATTCCGCTAATGAGCCTTTTAGATCCGCTAAACCGCCAGCACAACCATAAACTTCGTCACCGATATTGAATCCACTAACACCTTCACCAACATTAACCACGGTTCCCGCAAAGTCCATTCCAAGTATCGCTGGCAGCTCTGGCGCGAAAGGTAGGTCAGTGCCCATTTGCCGGATCATGGTATCAACCGTGTTAACACTGGTTGCTGCTACTTTAACGACAATGTGCCCGGGCTCCACCTCAGGCTGAGCAACCTCAGCTGTTGTAAATTGAGAGCTATCTCCAAATGCATTAATCACCATGGCTTTCATATTAATTACCTATGTACGAATTTATTTCATAAATTATATTTACCAACCCCATCAATGATAATATCCTGATAACTATATTTAAAATATAGATTTTGTTGATAATGAATGTTGAGCACTTGAAGTTATTTGTTCGAATCGCTACTACTCATAACATAAGCCAAGCAGGGAAAGAGTTGGGTTTATCAGCCGCGGTATCCAGTTCTTATATCAATAAGCTCGAAAATGAGATTGGAGTTAAGCTGCTGCATCGAACGACACGTAAAGTGTCTTTAACCGAAGAGGGTTTGGCCTTATTGCCGCATGCTGAAGAAGTTATAGCTAGCATTGATGCAGCTAAAGCAGCGGTAGGTTCGGGGAGCGTATTACCAAGAGGAACTTTAAGAGTAGCTGTATCGGCTTCTTTTGGCCGAATGCATATTATTCCAGCCCTTAAAGGCTTTTTAGATAAGTATCCTGAGTTAAAAGTTGATTTAAGCTTAAGTGACCGAATGGTAGATATGGTCGAGGGTGGTTTTGATATCGCAATAAGAAATGCAAAGTTAAATGACTCTTCATTCGTAGCGCGAAAAATTGCCAATGATAAGCGAGTGATTTGTGCTTCCCCTGAATATCTCGAGAAATATGGAGCGCCGCAAAGACCTGAAGATTTATTGGATCATCACTGTATTAACCTTTCCTCAATAGATACTTGGTCATTTGAAGATCCAAATGGTGGTCAAATCAAAATCAAAACCAAGCCTATTTTGGTGGTGGATAATGGTGAGTCCATTAGAGACGCTTGTATTAAAGGTGTTGGAATTACCATATGTTCCATTTGGTGTGCTTATGAACAATGGAATAAAGGTGAGTTAGTTCAACTGTTAAAAGACTATCCGCTAGTGTCAGAAGTGGATGTTTGGATGCTTTATCCTAGCTCAAGATTATTGGCTCCCAAGGTTAGAAGCTTTATCGATTATATGGTTGAGTTTTTTGGAGAGACTCCCTATTGGGAGTCTCAGGTAAGTTAATAGGGCTTTAATATAGAGTCTAACTCCTTTAATAAATTAAGACATTTTTCACTGTCTAGCGCATCGGGGTGTGGATCGCTAAACCTTGCTATATCGTTATCAAAGTATTTGCCCGAAGCACTTGCAAACTCATCGGATAGAGCTGCACGAACCAGGATATCTGCACCTATATTTAAGTCTTTTCCTTCCACTCCAAACCCTTCTTTAACCATTTTACTTGCAAGTAAAGATCCTGGGTTAACTGAAATCACCTGAGCCCCTGACTGACCTAATACCTTGGCTAAGCCATTCGACCACATGGTTATTGCTAACTTGCTTTGAGCATAAGCATTCATATTGTCGTTACTGCCTTTTTCTCCTTTCAGAGCTGCTAGATCGATAGGAGATTGCGCTGCTGAGGATAAGTTAATAGTACGAGAGTCGGCAGTAAGTAATGGTAATAGTTTTTTTGAAAGCAAGTAAGGCGCCAAGGTGTTTACGACGAAGCGAATATCAAAACCATTTTTAGCTGTAGGGCTTGGTGAATTTAAAACTCCAGCATTATTTAATAGGACATCAAGTGATTTATGGCTGGATTCAATTGCCTCAGACAATTGAGTAACCGCCTCTAAATCAGAAAGATCGGCTTTGTAAGTTTCAACTTTGCCCAAAGAAGAGAGTTCTGCTTCAACAGCTGCTAACTTTTCCGAGCTTCTACCGTGTAATAATACGGTATGCCCAAGCTTTACTAGCTTCTTAGCAGTTTCAAAGCCAATACCATCGGTGGCGCCAGTGATCAAAATAGTTTTACTCATTGCTTTTCCTTTATGTTATTTCAGGCAATACTTCTGATGCTATTTGCTGCATCGTTTCTTCAGTATCTTGCTTATTAAATCTCAAGTTAATCGCGACATGATTAACGCCAATGTCTCTCCTTAACCTTAAATAGTTAGCTAGATGCTTGGCTCCTAGTCGCAAGCCTAAATGAATAGGAGTAGGCTTTTCATCAGGATTTTTTGATAAATCCACGTACAAAGGCTCCATTATGGGCTTCTGGTAAGAGTGAGTTTCTTCAATCAGTTCTCGCCATTCACTGATGATTTTTTTTTGTAAATCAGCTGGTCTAGGATACAGCATCCATCCATTCCCATTTTGCGCAATCCATTCAACGCTTTGTTGACTGCCACCTGTAATTAGCATAGGAATTTCCTTACCAACAGGTTTCGGGACCATATCGATGCTGCCATTTAAGGAGCCATATTGGTTAGTAAAGCGTGGATTGATATCCTGCATTTTTCTTATATATTCAAAGCTATCTCGAAAACGTTTTCCACGATCATGATAATCAAGATTAGTTGCCGGATACTCATCTGGCCGGTCTCCAGAAGCAATGCCGAGGATTAACCGACCCTGAGATAATTCATCCACACTTGCTGCAGATTTGGCAACATGAGCTGGGTGTCTTAGAGGTAGTACAATACTGGCGACTCCAAGTGCTATTTTGCTGGTTTGCCCGGCAAGGTATCCAAGGTATACAAAAGGATCATAAGGCTGACCAGCATCACCAAAGCTAGGCACATTGAAAGGAACATCCCTTAACCAAACAGAAGCAAACCCTAATTCCTCGGCAAGTTTAACTCTTTCCAAGTGGCGCTTCATGCTGGGAATAGGGCTAGACTGGTATTGTTCTAGTGGCACAACTAATCCGACGCTTAATTGATTACCTTTAAACACGGAGTTATAGCCGTTATTCAAAGGTGGGAACTTGGATGTGATAACCATGTTTGTCATTTAAATTCCTACGCTAACGCTATGGGAAGTATCCCACAGCATTCACTTGATGTTTTAATCATTAATTAATTTCTTGAACCTTCATCACGAGTTCATTCCAGTTTCTTTGGTTCTCAATATCGTGCTCCAGTCCTTGCTCATCGGCGATAGTGAAACGTTTGATTGCAGGCGTTTTGCTAGTAGCTTGGTATAGCCAGTAGGCTTCTGCTTTTAAGGCTTCGTCAATTGGCTTATCTATAGACTCGTACACGGCTTGTTTACAAGCATTGATAGACTCTGCTGGGAATTGAGCAATTCGTTTTGCCAAGGTGTCGACGTACTCGCCGATATCATCTGGCTCTAACGCTTTGTTGATAGTACCGTATGCTTCAGCCTCATCTGCATCAAAATCGCGAGCGCTAAGGATGATTTCAAGTGCACGCCCTAGGCCAGTTTGCCTTGCCATTCGAGAAGCTCCACCACCGGAAGGTAAAATACCCATGCCAACTTCCATTTGCATAAACTTAAATTTACCACGAGCAGCAAATCTCATGTCTAAGGCAAGGGCAAGTTCATGGCCACCGCCGCGAGCAAAGCCTTCTAATTTTGCAATAGTTGCTTGAGGTACTTTGCTGATCCGCTCGCAAACCGATTGCAGATCCAAAAGTTGTGCTTCATCGCGAGAAACTGCTTCCGTTGACATATCTTTAAGCAACTCGGTGTCATAATGACATACCCAAATTTCAGGGTTCGCCGATTGGAATACAACCACTTTAGTGTCTCTATCTCGCTCCAATCTCATGGCAAGGCTATTTAGATCAGCCAACATTTCCTGTCCTTGCACATTAACTGAGCCAAAATCAAAAGTTACCGTTAGCACCCCTTGGTCATTACTAGTTTTAAATGTCGTAAAACCTCTGTATTCCATAATCAATTCCTGTATGTACTATTACAATGAAATGTAGATTATAGTTATATTTTAAAAGATGATAATAAGGCTAATTTGATAATGACTTTATGGAGTTTGTTGATAATAAGGTGTCGAAACACTATGGTAGCTATTCATTCTGCCATTGAAATAAATGATACTTCGTATACAGATATTAACTAAATCGACAGCGTTCGGGCAGTCAATGTTTTCAACTATAAGCAAGAGACGAGCATTTGAAGCTTGTTTGCGTCACTCACAACGGGCACTTCCATTGCCCGCCCACTTGAGGAGGTGACGCAATGAGCTAGCTAAGCCAAGGTTTAAGGCAATGGCAAAGCGGCTACAAACTTTTGCTTGAGGCCTCTATCTCACCAAAAAAGACTTCGCGGTAGCTAACATAAAGTATCGCTGCGATAATTGGCATAATAATAGCGGTTAATAAAGTTGAAACGGCAAGCGAAATAATCTGCGGTGCAAGGGGAGATATGGCTGCCATAATCAGCGACAAGATAATGCCGAGAACTAGCGCAATAACAATGGTAATGATAATAAAAATTAACACCGCGCCAATGTTTTTAATTGCCGCAATAAAACTGTTAGCCAGTGCGGCGAACACATTCTGACCACTAAAAACAATCAAGCTGATCACAAACCAATTTAAAAGACTGTAGAAAAAACCAAAAATAATCACCCACTTAACATAGGGTAATAGCTGTGACATGACTTGTTGCAGGTAAGCTTGATCTTGCTGTGCTTGAACTTTTTGCCAATCGATGCTTTGTAATGCCTCGACGCCGATGGCATTGAACATCAGGTAAGTGAAAACCGTGAAAATTACGATTTGCACCACTATTAATAGCACTAAATGCAGCTTGGAAATATGCGTAAAGGCACTAAAAAACTGATAGTTACTTGGAGCCTGCTGGGACTGCTTTTGCTGATGCGCACCTAAAAGGCCGCCAGCGATAAAAATCGGGCCGAGCAAATTAACCAACATGGCTGCGTAAGGGTGTAAAACTTGACTGGCGCTCAGTAGTACCGAATAGAGCAGGCCAGCGACAAACCATTTACCAAAATGGGGGATTACAATATCGCTTAGGGCTTTTTCCAGCCAATAAAAACCGCGGGTTGGCGAGACAATTCTGGATTGAGCCTGTGGCTTAGGTTCTTGTTCATTGCGATCTTCGAAAATAAATTCATCTTGATTATCGGGCATGGGGTTCCTCAATTATTATTGTGTGCAGTGTATAAAATGCTTCAGAAGCATAAAGAAGGCTAAATGATTGAATTAGCTTCGTCAAAACTTAGGCGCGGACTTCTAGGAAACAGATCTTTTTCCGTACCATAACCTATGTTACACAGAAAATTTGCTTTGATTTTACTGCCAGCAAAAAAAGTCTCATTAATTTTTTTCGGGCTAAAGCCAGACATAGGACCGCAATCTAAGCCCAAAGCTCGCGCGGCCATAATGAAGTAGCCGCCTTGCAAACTTGAGTTACGAAAAGCCGTGGATTCGATAAAGCTATTATTACCGACAAACCAGCTTTTAGCATCGGTGTGCGGAAATAACTGCGGCAACTTTTCGTAAAACTCCATATCCATGCCAATAATGGCGCATACGGGTGCGGTCATGGTTTTTTCGACATTACCTTCCATTAAGCAAGGTTTGAGCTTTTGTTTTGCCTCATCAGATTTCACGAAAACCACGCGCATCGGACAGCAGTTTGCTGAGGTTGGCCCCATTTTGACCAAGTCATGTAATTGATGCAGAATTTCATCGGAAATGGTTTTGTCCGACCAAGCGTTGTAGGTGCGTGCATCGTTAAATAAAGTGTCTAATGCCGCGGCTGAAATAGGAGTGCCCATTGATATCTCCGTGCAGGATTTTAATACTGATTTAAAGGAAGCTATCATCACTAATTTTGCTGCGCTTATCAAGCTTCTGACAAAAGCCTTGGTGCCACCTACTAGAGCAAAAACTTGAAGTTAGTATTAATAATCGGTAGCTTAACAGCTACTTTTTAGCTAAGTATTTGTTAAATTTGAAATTAATTAACCTTATTAGCATGCTGCTTGCCCTTGGCTTGATGCTGCTTATTAGTGGTTGTAGTAGCCGTCAGCAGTTTAGCCAAGAGACCCAAACCAAATCTAACTGGTGGTATTGTGCCGAAAAAACTGCCAGAAGCTGGAATTGCGCCGACTCTCGACAAGCCCTAGAGAAGCAACAAGCGTCGCAAATGCCTGCTTCAGAGCCGCCACTGAAACTGGTACCGGCGCTTGAACCAGAGCTGCCGTCAGAATCAGAGTTGCCACCAGAACAATCAATAATCAGACCAGAATCAAGCGTTGAGCCAGTCGTTCTTGAACAGAGCTTAGATGATTTGGGAGTTTCAGAGTCAGTTAAGGAAGTAACTTTGCAAAAAAGCCGGCCTAAACCTCTAACTGCCGCAGAGGATAACGCTTCTTTAACAACCGCTGAAAATAAACAGGGTGATTGGCTTATCCAGATAGGGGCTTTTCGCCAACAAGCCCAAGCTGAGCGTTTAAGGAAACAAGTGCCAGGAGCGCAAGTTGAAAGTTTTAATAAAGGTAGCCAAACTTGGTATCGAGTTTATTTGGGCTATTATCTGTCGCGGCAAGCAGCAACTGAAGCGGCTGCTGCTTTAGGTGCTTACCAAACTTGGATCCGACGTAGAAAATAAGAGGTAAAAGATACGGCCAAAACTTTAGCCGTCAATAGGCCTTTATGGCTATGCTTTATGGAGCATCGGTTTTACAGAGAAGCCGCTTCAATAAAACTTACAATATCTGTGGCAAGATCCTGCTTAGGCCTTTCTACAATACGCCCTAGCTCTTGATTGTTTAAGCGCACAATAATGGTCGGCGTATATAACACTCGATCCATTTGCTGGCGGTTTTTTGGCTCCTGTTTTTTTAGATCCAAGGCGATTAAGTGGTGCTGAATGTTAGGGTTATTGGCTGCTGCTAATAAGTCGAGTAGTTGCGGAATTTCACGCTGACTGTCATGGCACCAAAGTCCAAAATAACTAATAATTTCAATGGGTTGTTTAATATCAGCTAATGCCTGAACGGCCTTTTGATCGAGCTTTGTTTGGTGATGTTTAAAAAACTTAGGATGATTTTTTAGTTCGGTTATCGAAATATCACCCGTAGGGTATGAGTTTGCATGTCGTTGGTGGCTTGACGGCCCTTGGGGATTTTGAGTTGAGTTAGGAAACTGATGGCTACAAGCAGATAGTAACAATAAGATACTCATCAGGCTAAAGGTAAAGAGTGGTCGCATTAATTAATTGCTCTCAGGGGTTTTGTCGGGTTATTTTTTGAAATTCAAACTGACGGAGTTTACGCAAAAACGCAGTCCAGTTTCGGTTGGCCCATCATCGAACACATGACCAAGATGGCTGCCGCATTGGGCGCATAGAATTTCAGTACGGCTCATACCATGACTTAAGTCGTCGCGATAAGCAATGGCTTTGTTATTCTTGGCTTTATCAAAACTTGGCCAGCCACAGTGTGAATCGAACTTACCTTGATTATCAAACAAAATGGAATCGCAGCAGGCGCATAAATAATCGCCAGTTTCCGAATGTTGATTATAAGTTCCAGTAAAAGGGCGCTCAGTTCCTGCCTGTTGGGTGACTTGGTATTGCAAAGGATCAAAACCTTTTGCTCGCTCTACAGCTTTAGCTTTTTGCGGCGGGTAGCTGATATGGAAATCACTCCAGAGTTGCCAGTTATGGGGTGCTTTAAATCCAGCCTGGGCCATTTGGTCGAGCAAATAACCGTTGATCGCATTGATTTCCGTTGCAATCCCTTTATTTACATCTTGGTACATGGAATTGAAATTGTCCGCGGTATTCTCAATAACTCGGATCACCAAGTCTTTCAGGGCTTTGCTAAAACTGAGTTGTATCTGTTTGGCAAAACCTTGATTTTCTTGGATTAAAGCCAATAAGCGCGGCTTTTTATCAGGGCTTAGTAGCTCGCCATTTTTGCATTGATACAGGGCGGTGAGGGGATTAATCACTGCGTTAATCAGCAACTTTTGCCATAAGATGTGAGTAATATTTTGGTGCCAATGGGCATTGAGCTCTGCTTGTTTGAGTAATTCAAACCAAGCAGGTGCAGCTTGGGGCTTGAGTGCGCCCAGCTCAATTGAGCCAACGCCAGCGTAGGTCACCGTTTGTGAAGATTGGTGGTTGCTCGAAGTGTTAACAAAAGCGCCATGGGTATTGCTGGCAAAATAAATATGGTCTTTAGCGACAAACTGCTCGGCAATCGCCTCGTGTCCCATACCGTTTTGAAATAAGATCAATTGGCTCTTGTCGTCCAATCGATGTGCGATACTTTGTAATGCCTGCTGTAATTGTGGCGCTTTAACGCACACGGCGACTAGATTCAAAACATCTGAATCAGTAGCTTTACTTTGCCCGATTTGACGGCTAATCGATTGTTCACCTGCAAGCAGCTGCCAATCATTGGAGTAATTGGCGCGATCACGAACAATAAACTGGCAATCAATAGACGCATCAGTTAATTTATGGGCTAGTAACTGGCCGATAGCGCCAGCTCCGAGAATAGAAATCATTAAAATGATGACAAAATCTAAAAGTGAATAATCAAAAGATACCATTTCTCCATAAAATTAAAAACTTTGTTTACTTCCAACCGGAAGTATTGCGGATGTTGTTGCTGGGCTTTTCCGCCGGGATCCCATACTTACTGGTCTTTGGAACCTTTTCTTTATTGTTAAAAGATGCCGGAGTTTCGCGAAGCGAAATCGGTTTCGCTTCTTGGATAGGATTGACCTATTCGATAAAAGTGATTTGGTCTCCAGTGGTCGATAACTTTAGGCTACCGGTCATAGGAAGGCTATTCGGCAAAAGAAAGAGCTGGTTGCTGGTGACACAACTCGGGATCATGAGTTGCTTGTTTGCTATTTCAATTACTGAGGTCACAGCTACCAGCTACATGAAAGTTGTTGTTTTTGCCTTTATCACGGCTTTTTTGGCGGCTACACAAGATATTGTGGTAGATGCTTTTAGAATTGAGTCTAACGATGATAAAAAACAAGGTGCGGCAGCTGCGACTTACATTATGGGATATAGGATCGCTATGATCGTAACCGGAGCAGGGGCTTTGCTATTAGCGGAAAGTTATTCTTGGGAAGTGAGCTACCAAATTATGGCACTTTGTATGCTAGTAGGAATTATTGGTTGGTCGCTATCACCTGAGCCAGAACATAAAGACGAACCTCTTGGCGAGTCAAAACTAGAACAGCGTATTTCGAACAAGCTGCTTGGCTTTTTTTCCAACCAACAAACCCAGCAAAAAGTTGGCTCAAATATAAGCTTTCAGTATTTTGTGAAAGCGATTTTGTCACCACTTGTAGATTTCTTTTTACGTTATAAATGGTGGGCGATTGCGATTATAGCCTTTGTTTTAACTTACCGTATTAGCGATATCGTGATGGGCACTATGGCTAATGTTTTTTATGACGATATGGGATTTAGCAAAACTGAGATTGCGGCAGTATCCAAAGTTTATGGGTTGGTAATGACTATTGTAGGTGCTTTTATCGCCGGTTATGTAGTTAATAAGATGAAAATTTTAAATTGCCTATTACTCGCAATAACGTTAGTCATTGTTACCAATTTACTTTTTGCTTATATGTCCACTCAGCCAAAAGATCTGAATTTTCTGATAATGGTGATTAGTGCGGACAATATGGCGGGGGGCTTTTCCATGGGGACATTATTCTCCTATTTTGCCATGTTGATTAATAAGGAGTTTACAGCGACCCAATATGCTCTCTTTACCTCGCTGATGACCTTAACCGGAAAGTTTTTAGGCGGCTTTAGCGGTGTTAACATTGATAACTGGGGTTATCCTGGGTTTTTCACTTATTCCGCTTTGTTAGGAATTCCAGCAATGCTGTTGATATTCCTATTGATGTATCGAGAACGGAAAGTTCTGCGAGCGGATAACGAGAAGGCCAAAGCTAACACATAAATTGGTCACCTTTGGCCTTTTCTGTACTCTAGATGGTTTAAAAGTGGAAACTCAAGCCCGCATAAAAGCCATCAATAGTTAGATCGCTGGATAAGTCGTCAAAATCATCGAATTCCAATTCAAAAAGACGATAACCCAACTCAAAGCCAAAACCAGAGTCACCTTCATAGGCAACATAAGCGCTAGCATCGGTTAAATCGTCATCATCAAATTTTCCTACTTGCAACTCGCCACCTGCGCTCCAGCCAGTAAAAGGCAGATCAAACTGGGCGCGGCCATATAATAGCGGTACCGTACCCGAAAGATTAACGCGGTAATCAAGAGCAGGGATAGCTTGGCCATCAGGACGAATATCCACAAAACCGTCAAAATCTTTAGCGCTAAACCCTAGATCTAAATTGACCCAGTTATCCAGAATCTCATAGTAGAGGGTGTAGTCGGTATGACTAAAATCATAACGAGTCGCGACACTATCGCCAGTTTGGTAGCTGCCTGACTGGAAACTAAAGTCTTGGCTGGCAATCCCATTCTCGTTACCATCCAGCTCATTTTGTTGGATCCGAATGTTGGGTAGGAATGGTAGCGGATGCTCGAACGCTAGATAATAGATGTTGGCATCATCATCCTTTAGCCCTAAATCTCGATTGACATCGATATTGTTGCCACCAGAACGGACGGTTCCATCAAGGTCGTAATTCCAGCGCTTAGCGCCAGCGTAAACCCCGAGAATATCAGCGCTTGCAGCAGCGCTCGCCAGAATTAAAGTTACCGCGGAAGCCAGTTTTAATGTGTTCATTTTTTATACCTTGCTAAAATTTTGGCGCATTGTAGCGATTTTCTTCAAAATAGAAAGTGATAAATCGCAAATAACGATACTTTTTAGGGCTAACTTGTGCTCAATACTCTTGTTATAATTTCGTTTTTATTCTTAACGATGCGATATGAGCGACATTGATTATAAATTACGCTTTGGCGGGATTGAGCGACTGTATGGCGCTAAAGCGCTTAATAAGTTCGCGCAAAGTCATCTGTGCGTGATTGGCGTTGGTGGTGTTGGTTCTTGGGTGGTGGAATCTATAGCGCGCTCTGGGGTAGGCCGTCTCACCTTGATTGATCCTGATGAAGTAAGCCAGTCCAATATCAATCGCCAGCTGGTAGCGCTTGACTCAACTCTTGGGATGGGCAAAGCAGAAGTGTTGGTTAAACGTATTGCAGAGATTAATCCAGCTTGCCAAGTAACGGTCATTGAAGATTTGCTTAAAC
This region includes:
- a CDS encoding MFS transporter, which codes for MNNQKIPFLHKIKNFVYFQPEVLRMLLLGFSAGIPYLLVFGTFSLLLKDAGVSRSEIGFASWIGLTYSIKVIWSPVVDNFRLPVIGRLFGKRKSWLLVTQLGIMSCLFAISITEVTATSYMKVVVFAFITAFLAATQDIVVDAFRIESNDDKKQGAAAATYIMGYRIAMIVTGAGALLLAESYSWEVSYQIMALCMLVGIIGWSLSPEPEHKDEPLGESKLEQRISNKLLGFFSNQQTQQKVGSNISFQYFVKAILSPLVDFFLRYKWWAIAIIAFVLTYRISDIVMGTMANVFYDDMGFSKTEIAAVSKVYGLVMTIVGAFIAGYVVNKMKILNCLLLAITLVIVTNLLFAYMSTQPKDLNFLIMVISADNMAGGFSMGTLFSYFAMLINKEFTATQYALFTSLMTLTGKFLGGFSGVNIDNWGYPGFFTYSALLGIPAMLLIFLLMYRERKVLRADNEKAKANT
- a CDS encoding TIGR04219 family outer membrane beta-barrel protein, with the translated sequence MNTLKLASAVTLILASAAASADILGVYAGAKRWNYDLDGTVRSGGNNIDVNRDLGLKDDDANIYYLAFEHPLPFLPNIRIQQNELDGNENGIASQDFSFQSGSYQTGDSVATRYDFSHTDYTLYYEILDNWVNLDLGFSAKDFDGFVDIRPDGQAIPALDYRVNLSGTVPLLYGRAQFDLPFTGWSAGGELQVGKFDDDDLTDASAYVAYEGDSGFGFELGYRLFELEFDDFDDLSSDLTIDGFYAGLSFHF